A window of Acidobacteriota bacterium contains these coding sequences:
- a CDS encoding DUF4136 domain-containing protein has translation MKRLVVLTGLLALCAGSLLAQKIRRDWNRDLDFQQFETYVWMEDIKLPASPQRDPQEIDRLIRSAIERELQHHGLRKADSPDQADLKLKYFAFARAQMETQEVDNKAGTGPNRLPYGHWRPFGSTRIDSQLRRQGTLIVDIVDPSNNQMVWRGTVEGSFKDGDELDKKVPKHVKKLFKGFPRKN, from the coding sequence ATGAAACGATTAGTCGTCCTCACAGGGCTGTTGGCGCTTTGCGCCGGTTCGTTGTTGGCGCAGAAAATCCGTCGGGATTGGAATCGGGATCTCGATTTTCAGCAGTTCGAGACCTACGTCTGGATGGAGGACATCAAGCTCCCCGCTTCGCCCCAGCGCGATCCCCAGGAGATCGACCGCCTGATCCGGTCGGCGATCGAAAGGGAGCTGCAGCATCATGGCCTGCGTAAGGCCGATTCGCCCGATCAAGCCGACCTGAAATTGAAATACTTCGCGTTCGCCCGCGCCCAGATGGAGACGCAGGAAGTCGACAACAAGGCGGGCACGGGTCCCAACCGCCTTCCCTACGGCCATTGGCGACCCTTCGGCTCCACACGCATCGATTCGCAGTTGCGCCGTCAGGGCACTTTGATCGTCGACATCGTCGATCCTTCCAACAACCAGATGGTTTGGAGAGGCACCGTGGAAGGGAGCTTCAAGGACGGCGACGAACTCGACAAGAAGGTGCCCAAACACGTGAAGAAACTCTTCAAGGGCTTCCCCCGCAAGAATTGA